A window of Coxiella burnetii genomic DNA:
CTGATGTTAAGAAACTTCATTTGACGATAAAGTAGAAAGTCTTCACGCTTGTCTAAAAGAAATTGCTGAGATTCAACAATATCAAAACGCCTTTCCCATTGATGATGAAAGAAAGGAAATTTTAGAAAAAACTTATTCGGAAATTTATAGTGAACTATGGTCAGGGAATGTTATTTTATTCAAAAATAACAATGAAGAACTTATTAATAAAAAAAATGATCAAATAGGTAAATTAAGTAAGGCTTTGAGCGATGTAAATGACTATTGGTATGCTAAAAATGAAAAAGGTCAAATTAGACCTGAATTTAAAAATTGCACGGTAGAATGGAAGGAAGATTTTGTCCCACCGGGCCGGTTTAATCATTGCCGGTTAGAAAAAGTTACATTTAAAAATATAGCTGTTTCAGAAGAGGATGATTTTTTTAAAGGGGCGGAATTGACTGACTGCTCTCCCAGTGGAGCGACATTTGCTAATCCTTCGAATTTCGGGGTGGTAAAAGCCAAGGACTTAAAGAGTGATTTAGGGAAATGGTTTAATGAAGACGATGAGAGTGAGCCTTGGTTCGAACGAGAAGTAAACAAGGAGCGAAAATTATACGAAAATAATAGAAAAATTCATAGATTCGAGGAAGAAAATAAGCGCTTAAAAAGCGAGAATCAACAGCTTAAAGACGAACTTAAACTCCTCAAAGCTAGGAATTCCGAAAAAGAAGCTGGCGCTTCTTTTGGAGAAAGTTCGAAAAAGCGGAGTCTCCTCAATGAAGGCCTTGAAGAGGAACGAACAAGTGAGGATTTTGGTCCATCTACCTCTTCTGCCTCAACTCGCTTAAACCTTTCCATTTTCTCGTCACCTAAAAGAGAAACAGATTCCGAAACGGAAACTGAAGAGGAATCAACTAAAACTAAAAATCAAATAAAATTAACTTAACGTGAAAGAAGGATTTTTGAATAATGAGATTAGAACAACCAAGAAATTCACTCAAAAGAAGCACTTTAGATTTAATAGAACGTGTTAATCGAGACGAATACCCTAGCTTACCACAAGATTCAAAATGTAAAGACGCTTTGGTATCGGCGTTTCGTAAAACAGCTAATTTTAAAAAATACAATCGACCCGATGTCAACTCTAGAGAGCAGCTTATTTCGCCCTCGCTGACGGAAGAGGATCTTTTAGGTCGAATTAGACAGAGATACAAAGAAAAAATTTTTGCTGGGGGCCAAGAAAAGTTTGCAGACCAGTCCTTTATTGCCGAGCAGATTGCCAGCACCTATGAAGATTTTAAAGATAATCCAACTTTACCAGCCTACTGTGGTGAAATGACTTATCTCCTTTATTATCACCTTCGAGAGGAAGGTATTAAACCGGAAAATATGTTGGTGGTTGGCTTTAGTGCAAACGCGGAGGACCATGTGTTGCTAATGTATTCTTCTGACGAAGGATTTTTGGAGCAGATTAAAAATGATTATTTTGAACAGGAAGAGGAAGGTGAAGAAGCAGAGTCCTATAAGAATTTTATCGAACTTTGTGCACGAAGGGATAAAAACCAAACTCTCCTCCTTCTCGACCCTTGGAGCCAGGACAATAAAATTCTGGATTTAAATCAGCTAGATCGAGATGAATCCACTAATGAGGTAATAGAGGATTATTTCAAAAATAAAAGAGAAGCGCTAGAAGAAGGTTTTCAACCTCACGCTATTATTGATGGTGTCCTTGAAGAATCAAGGGTTAGTAAAGCGACGGGCAGTGTTATTAACATGGAAACTTTATCGTTTCAAGTAGATGCTTTTAAGCCAGAGGAGCTGATGGAAATTGATGAAGAAAATACTTCGGACAGCAGCGAAGAAGGGACGTCTAAAAACCGATTTAGAGATACTCTTTTTTCTAACGTACCTGATTCTAGCTCGGACTCAGAAAATGAACAAGAAAGAGAAAAAAAAGAATTAGCTGGAAAAACTCCTTCTTTCAGACTTTGCTAAACAATCGCAAAATTTATCGGATATACCTTACGACAAATAATCAAATTGAGGAGAAAAAATGTCACGAGAGCAAGCTGGCTCTTCTGGAGAAGCGCCAACACCGCCCTTTAAAAAAATAATGAAAAGTCTTCGAAAAAAACTGGGGATGTTAATGCCTCGCATAAGAAACAAGAAAATGAAACACCATTGAAACAGCGCGCAGAACGCATAGAGGAAAGGGTAAAAAAAATCCATTCAGTGCCGCCAGAGGCATATACCGACGAAAACTTCTTTAAGAAGTGTGAAATGGAATTTAACTCCTTAAAAAAGGATACGATGGTTCTTGTGGAAGAGGCAAAAAAACAAAGTGCTCACCGCCCTCGCCCCTATGAAGATCAATTCAAAACAGCCTGCTCCCAGTTGGGGGCCTCAGGGAGGAAGTTAAGCAGCAATTCATATATAAAAAAGAGATTTACAGAAATCAAAACCCTTCTTGATAATACGGCGGTGATTCACGCCTATCCTCATCAAGCAACAGTCTTTAAGTGCGGTGTTACTTACAAAAGTTATAGCGAAGAAAAGATTGGAAACCCTTTGGCTAATCTATTGGTTGCAAGTTTGGAGGAGGAAATACCCGATCGTTGCAAACGAGTAGCCTTCGATAACTCAAATCCTAAAAAAACGCGTTCCGCGAGCTATTTGGAGATGGCCGAGAAGTGTTTGGAGGAAGCAGAGAACGACCTGAACCCCCATTTCCGTGAGATGTTTAACGATTCTTACGAACGGTTTTCAAACGCGGCAGAGATTGGTGATAGAGAAGATTTAGTGCTGGAAAAGCAGCTTTATCATATTTCATTAAGTGAGACAGACCCTGTGGAAACTAACTTATATGAAAAATACAAAGGGGAGATACCAAAAGAAGCATTCCCTTTAATTCCTGAAGAAGCAGAGGCTGTTGAAAGCGAGAAAAGAAAAAAAGAAGAGGAGAATTTCAAGCAGAAGTTGAAGGAGCTTGAAAAGAAATCCCGAGAAAATTCCGATAAAACATATGAAAAGCTGACGGAAACCGATCTTTTAGAACGATTAATTCCTCGTAATGATTCGCGACCGACATTTACTATTCCTCCTCTAGTAGGAATTCATTTAACCACTTATATGCAAAAATGTCTCTTTAAAATCCAGAAAATCGACAAAAGACAAACCAGAGAGGCTCGAGACGAATTCATCGTTCGTTCCACAGACCGCACCCATAAAGCTCGCAGCGCCATGGATGGAGAAAAAAGAGGGGATGTTGTTGACCCCTCTATTGGCTACGCTGCTTATGACGCTGATCCGGCGAATATTGTGAATGAAATAGATCGTTTGAAAAAAAATATGATGAGAATTGTACCAAAACGATACCGTGTACTCTAACAGGAGAAGAGTTAAAAAAGCTTTCTTTGAGTATGCGGGAAAAAAAATCAGCGGAGAGTGCGATAGGAAAGTAACAAAGATCGAACGCAGCTATGAGCGTTCCAAGAGCAATAAACGAAAGACGGAAGAATGTAACCAATTAATTAAAAAGGCCATAGAGCAATCCAATGAGGATAAAAAAATTCTCAACCGTTTCGAAAAATTACTTTCAGATGGTCTTGACGGTAAGAAGTTATACGCTCCCTACGATCCTTTCGAGGGGAATACCAAGCTGGCTGAACTGAACCCAGATAGCAAGAAAATTACTTGGTATTCGTTAGAGATAGATTCTGCAGGCACTGCTCAAAAGGACTCTTCAAGAGAGAGACCTTCAATAGAAAATCGGCTTTCAAACAGCCTCTTTTCAGCATCCAAGACGGCAGAAAGCGATAGTGATAGTGATAGTGAGAAAGAGCAAACGTCTTATGGCGTATCAAATTGTCTAGTGGATACTTTGCTTTCATGCTTCTAAGGACTTTAAAAAGGTGCAAAGTAAAAGAAAGCTGAGATGTAGTTGGAAAAAACAACTCCAAATTCAGGATCTCTTAAAAACAATTAAGGTAAACATTTTTTTTTGAAATCTTCATTTAAATTTAACTTGGATCGATTTTTCGTGGTTCTCTATTTTCATCGGAGATAAATATGCGTAATACTTCACATAATCTTACCAAAAATGAATTAATAAATTTTTTTGATTCTTGCTGCTTTTCTTCTTGTGGCTTAAAAAATTGAGCCGTTGCTTGTTGTTGTCGTTGTTGTTCTTTTTTAGCCCATTGATAATGAGGCTCCCAATCATCTTTTGTCATCTTCTGAATTACGATTTCTTTTTTATATACACTCTTGAACAAATGATAATTTCCAAATGGTCCCCTTCGATAAGAACTCTGAGCGCGAAGATAGGGAATGGGCACAGACCCGTGTAAATAGGGGCGAATCCATATTTCTTTAACTTCACCATAGTATTTTTTTACGATAAGAGCATGAGGATCTATCAACCGTACAACAGGAGTCGCACCCCAATGTGTTGAGCCTAGCTTTTCCAAAATGGTGCCGTCTCCCCATTGGCGCGCATAATGGTGCCCTTCATAGACGTAAACTTTTTCAAATCCTTTGCGGCAAGCAAAATCCTCGATGCTTTCCAGCTTAACCCAAGTTGAATCTGGCTTCCATGCGGGTCCTTGCGGTCCTTTTGCGGCAGTATCTTCATAAGCGTCATAGCCCCTGCCCACATAACTTCGACAATCGTCTGCTATCTTTGGAACTTCAAATACTTGCACCCCTCCTCTATTTTCAATTGGAAAAGCTGATAACGTAATAGCAAGATTTTGAAGAGGTTCATCAGAAGTCTGTGGTGTTACAAAAATGGGGGGTAATTCTTTTGGTGGCTCAATCAATACTGCATTTTGGTAAGCTTCAAGAAGCTTTTTTTTCTCATCATCATTCATGAATTAGTTCTCTTTATGAGGAGGTTTTACTGCGTCCTTTCTGGCATAGGAGTGGTCGCCGGATTGTTGCATGTTTCTTTGCATTGCTGTTGTTTTTGTTTGACATAGTTTTCCAAAAAACGTCGGCTCGGCCGCCACCGCCGACCAGCATGCGCGCCAAGCGCCCGCACCGCCGCCCCCGATCCCAGTCCCGCCCCAGCGCAATTATATCCCCAACGAATATTAGGAACGGTGTCAAGCGGAAAATAAGAGCCATCACTAAAACGAAATTAAAAGATCGACGCAATCCTTCACCACCCTCCACAATATAATAAATTCCTTGTGCAAATGCTTGCGCATAACACGCCGGTACAAAACGTTGTAAATAACCAATTATTTTACAACAACATAAATTATTTTTAGGACTATTAAAACCACCAAAAGTCTCATAATTTTTATCATAAAATTGGAATGCTTGTATTAGCAATTGGATATTAAACTGCTTGCCGGTTTTGATTACTCCTTTGGGTTTTACATCGTTTCTAAACACGTTCAATGCAGCCAGCAGCGTTTTCGCTTCGTCATCATTATCAGAAATATTCTCTTCGTGATCGAGCACCTGTGCGCAAGCGCGAGGACTGGCATGGCCAATGGCAGTGACGATTGTTTGCAGTGCTTCTAAATCCTCTTGCTGTCGCAAGCTTTCTGCTTTTTCTTCTTCTGCCGGAAATTGCGCTTGGTATTGCCTGTATTTTTCACCGGGGTCCACTGCATCTAAAAAACCTACAATTACTTCAACCATGTCTTCATCTTCAGCTCCTAAGGCAATTTGTAAAGCCGTTCCTCTAACGATAACGGGATCTCCATTTAAATCTTTCGCATAAGTTTCAGCTTGGCCTTCTTGCCATAACAATAAAGCTCCGTATTGTTCTAGCGTTTTCTCAACTTCAACCTGATTACCTTTAGCCACATGGTCAAGGAAAACAGGAAGAATTGTATTCGAAAAGTTCGCTAATCGAACTACAAAGAAGGCAACACTATTACTACTGACAGTAGGATTATTAGGAGGAGGAACAAGATCTTGCACTTTGATACCCATATACTTCAGCACCTCATCTTGCAAGACAGGAATAATAAAATTATCTAGCCTTGTTTTTTTGCTTTCTGGCTCTTTTATCTCTAAAGTTTGGGAACGATTTTGGACTTGTGCGTTTGCAGAAAAATTTCCTGTTGGCTAGTGTTCTGCTTGTTGCCTAGGAGAACTAGTCGTACGCGCTCGTTTTCGTGATCTATCGGTTTTGGGATTATATGCTCTAGACATGAGTAAAACCTCCTTTGCTGTGAATCCTTATGTAGTAAGCATATCAAAGTTTGCTTAAAAAGGTATTAATAAAGAAGCCCTGACAAGGAAGGGATAATAAAAAGTAGAAAATTTCCATACCCTGAATCCATTTTTTGGAGCATATTATTTGTTCAGCTTTTTCTGAAAATTGTTGTTACAAAATTATTTCCAAATTTAATATTTTCTTAAAAATAGCTCCCTTTATGCTGCTGTTTTGAAAAATTTAAAAATAATTGGTAAAAACCCTTTTTGCCTACAATGCGCCTATGGACTTACTGAAAAAGCGAAGGAACAGTTGCAAGAAGACTCTCCACGACAGGCAGCAGAAAGATTTTCTCGAGAGGAAAAGGAATTCGAATTCGATAAGTGTGCCTATTGGTATGCTTACATTAAAGGTTACGATAAAACAGCTCAATGGCTTAAAGATCAAGACCCTCATATCGAAGATGGGAAGAAAGAGATATTGAGGAGGATTTTAGATTCTGCCGTTCGCTCTGGCGATTTTGAAACAGTGGATAACGCATAGGTTTATCTCAACCTTCATTAGATAAACGATGTAAGCCACTAACTCCCGATTGTGATGTTTTGGGTAAAAGTATTGCGACATCAGTACAACTCTACATGGTGCTTTGTTCTGTCATTCCGCTGCAATGTTCTCCTATCCGATACCAGGCCCCCTCATTTTGGTATTTCGGTTTCTTAAATTTTTTTGCTCATTAAATAATGAACATATCCTTTGATAAAAGGACTTTAGAAATTCAAACAAATTTTTTCTGATTGTCTCGACAAGCACTTGCGATTTACTTTTCACTTTGAACATCTTCAGGTTGGCCTCTTTACAAACGTGAATAATTTCTCCATTTTCAGATAACTTAATTTCAGAAACAGCACTAAAATGACCTATCACCCTTCTCTCTTTAAGAGATATTAAATTGAATGCTTCAATGTAGTTAACGGTATTTTCAGAATGGATAACGTACGTCTTTTTATGGTTGCGAGGTTGTATTTCGACTCCCATAAGGGAATCGAATTTAAAGAGGCAGGCTTCTCCAACCGAGGAATACCCATCAATTCCTCCGTAAGTCAAAATATAATTTATAACCGGCTCTGACTTCAACCCGAAAACTTTAAATTGATTGATTATTACACTTTTAATATCGTGAATTTTTAATTTAAAGAGGTTAGCGGAGGATACTTGATTTGAACAAATAGGGAAGGATTGGTTTTCCGGGGAAACTATAAAAATATGTGCTTTTTCAACACTATTGGCTCCTCTTAACCATTCTTGCAGAGTTTCCTCAATAGCACAATTGCTATTTTTTATAGATTGAAAATCAATTTCTTTAACATAATCTTTCATTTTTCCTCAATTTTTCGAAATAATATTTTCGTATCTTTAACAGAAAAGAGGAGAAACGCTCTTTAATAATTTTGAGTGGATGACAAAGCGAACCTGCCTCCTGAAAAGTCATAATTTATTAAAATTCCTACTCGAAGTCAAATTAAGTTTCAGCCGTCCATTCTTTTAAAAAGTTTTATTTCTCTCTCAGTTAATTTATTTTTAAATATAATAAAAAAATTTATTCTCATTAAAGCTAGAAGATATAAATATAGAGTGGGAGAACTAGCTTTTTAAAGTTAAATTTCCTTCACCATATCTTGTAGTTTTCGAATCGAAAATCGCTTTTTATACTGAGAACCAAGGTTTGGAAAAGCAAAACAAGAAAAACTCATAATAAAATTTCTTTTTTCTCAGTCAAGCCGAATTTATTTCCATTAACTTTAATTAAACGAGGAAAAATTATGTTAGCAGCGCATTTAATCTTCTCTGGCCAAATCCCCATTGGCCCTATCGATCCCGACAGTTACTTTGGTAATCCCGGCGCCATTATGGATCCTGAAATCGAGAAAATAGCCACCGGTAAATACACGATTACGCTTTTAAGCGCTCGAAACGTTCAAAACACGCAACCGGCTGTTGTGCATATTAGTGTGATGGATGATGCAAATGAGACATTTTGCCCGCGGGTGACCAAAGCCTTGAAGTTTACGTATGAACCGCAGAATTCCGACTTCCCTTGGAAAGGAATGCTAGAAATTGCTATCACTGAGGGTGACGGCACTGCCATCGATCCTAAACAAGTGATGGTCTCCATCCACGCTCAGAATGAGTCTGTGGGAGCCGATGTTACCGTCGGACCTACAAGAGCAAAAGCGAAAGTGAAAGTAGATGTGCCCCACCCTTAGAAAGATAGGATTCAGGAAAAATTTTACAAATTTATTTTCGATAGCTGACTTTCTGCGAATATTTTTCTTCTGGAGAGTTGTACTCAGCGAAGTGTATGACGGATGCTGTCCAACGGAAGAAACAACTATTTGAAATTCTTTCCTCTTTGTAGCTCTTTGTATACCGTATGTCCTTCTTTAGTCTTCTCAGAAAGCCGATTTTCGTTTACTAAATTTTCACATTTTTTTTCACACTCGACTCTCAGCCATTGTAGGGAATCGACGGTCGATGCGCCAATTTTTTGGTTTTTTACCACCTGGGCAAAGAAGTTTGTTTTTTTCAAAATAGCTAATGCTGCTTCTTCGTCAGTCATAAAGAATTTCACCCCATCATTTGGCTTATTCAAAGAACCTCAGTAAAGACGTCGCAGTGTTAAGTATGTCAGCACATTGGCTGGCGTCGTGCTAGAGATTGGTATATTTTGTAATTGAATAGGATTAAATTATTATAATCTTTATTATAATTTCAAAGTTAATATTTCGCAATTAATAAAAATGTGAACGTGTCTCGGTATAATGAACAACTTGAAAAAAAGCTTGGCAAATTTACGATAGTGCTTTATTTTATGTTAACTATACAGCACACCATTACCGAAGTGGAGCAAAGGTGAACTTAAGTAATTTTAATTTGCCCATAGTATTAAACGCTGAGAATTCAAAAAAAATATCTCGGCTATAATCAATTATTTAACGAAAACTAGGATAATGATTGTCTATCGAAGCCTAGTTTTAACCTCTGAAATCCCTGTATGCCTAAAACTTAAACCCGTCATCCCCGCTCCCTCGTCGTCCCCGCGCAGGCGGGGACCCAGCGCACTACGTGCGCAGCGCGCTAAAAGCGCGCCTGGACTACCCATGAACTATTGCGTGATTATGCTGAAAAAAATGACTGCTCATTCTCCCATGCCGCAGGCAAAATCATTGCTTCTTATTTAATGGGTGAAGAGCGAGAATCTAAAAATTGACTCGAAAATAAACAGCAGTTTTTGCGTCTGATGAACGTACTGAACCAAGTGTTGATGTGTGTATATGACTCTAAAAAAGTCACCATTGAGTCTGAGTCGGCAAAAGAGTGCCTAGAAAAAATTAAACAATCTGTAATGGAATCTGTCAAAGATTAATCAAACTCCTTCCCAATCAACCTGGATAGCCTTGATGATATTTTTATCACTGAGTTGCTGAACTAAGCGATGGCTTGAAGGCCTTTTCTATCAACGAGGTTCAGTAATTTTAATGAAGTGCCTCGAGGGTGTTTCTCACCCAACTCCCATTGCTTTACCGTAGAAACACTGGTATTCAAATATTTTGCAAAAACGGCCTGGCTCACTTTTTCATGAATTCGAATGCGCTTAATTTCACGAGGCGATAATTCACGGACTGGAGTCAAACACAATGCATCAAATTCATGCATTGTTGTCGCGTCAATAACACCGGCATCATATAATCCTTTTGCAGATTCATGAACGGCCTCAATGGGCGATAAAGGTTTAAAACGAGTTTTACTTTTCTTTTTTTTATCTTTCATCACAGCACCTCTATCAGTTCGCCTATTTTTAATAATGATTGAAGCTCTAATTCTTTCATATCAAAATAAGTTTTTGACAACTTTTTGTACGCCTCCTTTTCTTTTGGAGTTATATTGGCTTGAACATTTTTCGCATAACCATATACAAAAAAAGCTTTATCTTCTGCTCGGTAAGCAATTATTGTTCGAAGCCCACCTCGTTTTCCTTTACCTAGTATAGGAATCCGTTTTTTATAGATATAGGAACCTAAATCTCCATCGTGTAATCCCTTCATCAGTTCACTAATGGCCGTTTTCAGTTGGCTATCGGACAGATTTTCTGATTTTGCCCATCGATGGAAATAGCGTGTTTTAAATATCCTCATAACTTCCCTTATTGTTAAGACTATATCACTAAGTGAACTATTTGTCAATCTGTACTCATTGCCTATCTCGAGCAGATTTCCATCAGTCACCCAAACAGCTCACGATCCACCTCCTTTAATTTTTCAGGAGCTATTTTGCTTGTTTGAGCGGTTTCAATCTTATCTCTGTTATTGACTCTTTCTATTGGTTCAGTAACGTGGTGTACGTCACGCTTAATTTCATTAAATTTACCCGCTTTGGCAAGATCATTGTAGTCTGTTTTTTGACCATTTAAGAGTGTGGGCTGGATGCACCTCACCGATTTCCCACGCTGCTCCATCTGCTTGATGGCTATTTGTATAGTTTTATCTTGCCGCCAGTCTTGCTTGTCATTGTCTAATACGAGAATGATTCTATCCGCCGAGCTTCTAAATTATCAGTAAAAATGCGAACCTGATGTGTGGATCGGGTAACGGCAACATAGAGCAAGCGCATGGTGTTAGAAAGGCTATTGTGGCTATCCAGCAAAATTAAGATGGACTGCGCCGTTGCACCCTGCTACTGTGGAAGCATAATTATAATCGATGTGTTGATTCTGAGGTTGGTTAAGATCAATGGATAAGTGCTCACTCTTTTCTGATAGGGCTGTAATAGTGTGTTCCGCTTTATTAACGTGAGTGACTCGCAGGCTTTCATGAGCAACCAGCCCCCTTTCTTTGTCACTTTTTGTCCATTTCAAAATATCGCCGGATTGAATGTGAGTAGTCTCTCGATGAAACAATTCAACTGTTTCACGCTTTGGCATAAGATCAAGGTTTAGCACCTTATTTTGTTTGTCACCGTCTTCTAAGATCAGCGTATTTTTATCGTGGTTTGTTTTGCTGACGGTGAGATACTGATTATTTAATCTAACGACATCACCTACTGTGTAGTTTGGAGAATGGTGCAGCTCAGCATCAGTCAATCGTGAATCCATTAATAGAGTAGTGGTGACAAATTCGCCTTGTAGCTCACCTTTGCCTTGGCGTATCACACGAATCGCTTCATTAATCGTCTGTCGATTTTCATTCGTCGCCGCAGCGATCACGGTATTGGTACGTTCTTCTAATGACAAAGCACAATAATGCTCTGCTATTTTTTGTACTGAATCAGAAATAGGTCCCTTTCTATCCACCGAAGATTCTTCTATAACCCAACCATTTTGCTTTAACTGTGTTAATGCACGATCAACCGATTCTGGTGTGCTCATCATCAATTCCTGCGTAATCTTTTTTAGCTCGGGATCTTTTTGGCGCAGCACTTCACTCATCGTCGCCGTCGCGATATCCGCCTCACGAGAGAGATACGCTATCTCGGCTGGTTTACCGTCTTCTACCGATAAAAGCTGTGCTTTATCGCCAATATACGCACAATGACAATTTTTCGCTTTTTCAACGATGGACTGCAATTGCTGAAAATCACGATTACCCACCATTGAGGATTCATCGAGCAAGATGAGCTTATTATCGAGATGCCGATAATTATTCAGGCTCAAATGCGCCTCACCTACCAAAAAACTTTTTACCGTTTGCGCTTCAATCCCTTTGGATTGAAGTTCTTTGACTGCTTTGTGAGTTGGGGCAAGCGCAATGATCGATTCTTTATTAATAATGTTGGATTGACTCAACGCATCTTGCAGCGTTTGTAGCATGGTACTTTTACCCGTTCCCGCATAGCTTTGCACCATCACAAAACGATCTTGTGTTGTTGTCAATAAAGTACGCGCGGCTTTTTGCCCTTCTGTCAGTGAAGACGCATCAAGTTTTTGTTGGATTTCATCTTTCAGAAGAAAAGGTGTTACCGTGTTTTTTCCTGATTTGATTTGGTCGATAATCGTTTGCTCTAATGCAACCGTTTCTTTCGTGGCAAGCAACACATCACCGCTCGGCGATTGTCGTGTCATCAACTCGCCTGACTTCACGCGCTCTCTTAAATCAATTTGCACCGCCTTAAAACTCACATTAGCATTACCATAGCTTAATGATTTTTCAACGACGGATTGATAGGTAAATGTTGCTTCACGTGAGGCAATCACGGATATTCCATAATTGACTGCTTTTTTTGTCATTGAAGGTTCTTCTTGATAAGGAAGACGAGTTAATTCACTGGCGAGCGGTTTTTTGGTTTCTATTAAAAGTTGTGTCAATTTTTGGATTTCACATAGCAATGAGCGGCCTGTTATTTCCATTTTCTTTTATATTACTCATCGTTATAACTGAGACTTATGGCTATCGTGAAACTGGAAGAGCGATTTTAATCATTCTTTTATCACAAAATATATTGTTAATTTTATTATCAATAACCGCACGCCTCCCTTCTCCACCAAATATCCCTCTCTCACATGAATATTATTCTCTATTTTCCGGAGTGTGGAGAATATTAATCAGTGGTAATATTGCAATCCCTATAGCGTTTTTCTTTAATTCATTATTAAATTTAAAACTTAAAGTATACTTAAAGGGAACTAAATGGGTAGTTCGTTTTTTATTAACAAATGCACTTTCAAAAGGCTTGCTGGTTTTTATATCATACCCTATAAATTTTTTCGGGGTACTACCAATTAAAACTGTTTTACATATTTGTCTAGACACCTGGCTATTTAAAATCGTCTTCTGTATTTTGACTGTATGGTTGATTCGACTCATCTCCGAAATAAGTTCGAAAGTTGATTCAACGGATATTTATGACATAAATACTAATTATAGTCTACTACAACTATATTCACCAAAAAATAGTGGGATGAATTTGTATGGAAGATAACTGCATTAAAATTGCCCAAGTCAGTGATTTGCACTTAACTTCAGAAAACTGCGAGACCTCTAGAGGCAGATACAGCAATGCAATGAATGTCTTCTCCGCAATAAGTTTGTCGGGTCAACATGATATGATTTTTATCACCGGCGATATTTCCGATGATTATACAGAAAATAGTTATAAACAATTATTAGAAATGCTAAAAAAACTTACCTGTAGAGTTTTTGTCATACCAGGAAATCACGATGATGTTAATTTAATGAATAAAATTATACCGGAGAAATACCTTTTCTCGCCGGAAACTGTGACCTCATTCAATACTTTTGATTTTTTATTTGTTAACACGGTTGTCAACGGGAAAATCCATGGCTTACTTACAGATCAAGACCTTTCCTTATTTCAGAATCACTTAGAAAATTCGGGTAACAAAAAAAAGTGTATTATAATG
This region includes:
- a CDS encoding VUT family protein, with product MSIFGFHIAMSGLLFPFSFILLIVITETYGYRETGRAILIILLSQNILLILLSITARLPSPPNIPLSHEYYSLFSGVWRILISGNIAIPIAFFFNSLLNLKLKVYLKGTKWVVRFLLTNALSKGLLVFISYPINFFGVLPIKTVLHICLDTWLFKIVFCILTVWLIRLISEISSKVDSTDIYDINTNYSLLQLYSPKNSGMNLYGR
- a CDS encoding AAA family ATPase; the protein is MTQLLIETKKPLASELTRLPYQEEPSMTKKAVNYGISVIASREATFTYQSVVEKSLSYGNANVSFKAVQIDLRERVKSGELMTRQSPSGDVLLATKETVALEQTIIDQIKSGKNTVTPFLLKDEIQQKLDASSLTEGQKAARTLLTTTQDRFVMVQSYAGTGKSTMLQTLQDALSQSNIINKESIIALAPTHKAVKELQSKGIEAQTVKSFLVGEAHLSLNNYRHLDNKLILLDESSMVGNRDFQQLQSIVEKAKNCHCAYIGDKAQLLSVEDGKPAEIAYLSREADIATATMSEVLRQKDPELKKITQELMMSTPESVDRALTQLKQNGWVIEESSVDRKGPISDSVQKIAEHYCALSLEERTNTVIAAATNENRQTINEAIRVIRQGKGELQGEFVTTTLLMDSRLTDAELHHSPNYTVGDVVRLNNQYLTVSKTNHDKNTLILEDGDKQNKVLNLDLMPKRETVELFHRETTHIQSGDILKWTKSDKERGLVAHESLRVTHVNKAEHTITALSEKSEHLSIDLNQPQNQHIDYNYASTVAGCNGAVHLNFAG
- a CDS encoding phosphodiesterase, with product MEDNCIKIAQVSDLHLTSENCETSRGRYSNAMNVFSAISLSGQHDMIFITGDISDDYTENSYKQLLEMLKKLTCRVFVIPGNHDDVNLMNKIIPEKYLFSPETVTSFNTFDFLFVNTVVNGKIHGLLTDQDLSLFQNHLENSGNKKKCIIMHHNPIPLNRKIYDKYMLLNYQDFLRIICLYDNVKLVIFGHVHNDYTISYRQTLFSSAPATCYQIKKFESDIIIEEKYGYKNYFLFEEFIETNCIWIK